Genomic segment of Candidatus Latescibacterota bacterium:
GGTCTATCCCCTTGTGATACAGGATGATCTTCCGGGGCAGCAGGTCCAGCTCCCCGATCGTGCCGAAGAACCCCGCCGTAAGGATCTCGCCAAGTTCGTCGTCGGCCACCCGGCTGGTCTTGAAGACGAAGGAATAATTCCCGATCCTTTCGGTCGGCAGGACACAGTATTCCTCCACTTTTGTCGAGGTCATATCCTCTTTCGATTTTATCACTGTAAGTTCGAAGACCCCGTCCTTTTCCGTGAATGTGACTTCCATTCCGTTATCCTTCAGGAATCTTTCGACATTGATCTTCGATGTCTCGTTGTCGATAAGAACTCTCATCTTCTCGTTCAGGCCGATTCCGGTGAGGCCCTTTCTGGTCATTATCAATGGCTCAGGGCAAGACCGGCCCCTGGCATCTACTTCCTTCATCCGTGACCTCTCTATCTGTCTGTCTGATATTCCACGATCCTGTTTTCCCGTATCGCTATCTCATTCAGGGGTTTCTTCTTGTAAATGTAATCTTTTAATCACCGGCTAACAAGGTATCACTGAAAGTGATTTACTTGGGGTGAGTGAACCTGTATTTTGGGCTGGTTGAAAGAGTCCTGACGCATTGTTGAAAGAGCCCTTAGACATTCGGGAGTAAAAGTAGAATATGAGATATCTGTCGATCATTTCAATCTCACTTCTTGTCCTTGCTGGCCCGTGGTCCTGTCTGTACGCGCAGGACGACATTCCCTCATATACGATGGAGGAAGAGATCGTCGTGACGGCAAGCAGGGTCCCAAGAGTGTTTTCAGATATCTCGAGGAGCATCGTCCTGATAGATCGCGAGGATATCGAGAATGCCCCGGTTAACAGCATCCAGGAACTGCTGGAGTATGCCGCCGGAATCGATCTCAGGCAGCAGGGTGCCGGAGGGATCAGGGCAGATCTGTTTATTCGCGGCGCTTCGTTCGAGCAGACACTTGTGCTGCTGGACGGAGTCAAGCTGATCGACCCCCAGACGGGGCACCACAACCTCGATCTGCCGGTGGCCCTCGCCGATGTGGAGAGAATAGAGGTGTTGAAGGGCCAGGGCTCCAGCATATACGGACCTAACGCGTTCGGCGGGATAATCAATATTATCACAAGGAAAAGCTCGGAACACCGTGTGAGACTATCCGCCGGTTACGGAGAAAACGATACCCGCGACGGAAGTATTTCCATTTTTTCGAGTTCTGACCGGAGCTTCCACAGGCTATCGCTTTCCGGCCGATTCTCGGACGGATACAGGGAAAGTACCGAGTATGACGACAGGAACGTGTCCTACTACGGAAGATACGGCCCGGAACAGACAGAGATCGACCTGACCACCGGGTACAACAGAAGGAAGTTCGGAGCGAACGGATTCTACGGATCGTCCTCCACCCGCCAATGGGAAGAGACCGAGACGACGTACCTGAAAACAGGGCTGTCGGTGAGAAGAGGAGACATCCTCGTCAATCCCCGTCTCTTCTACAGACGCCATAAGGATCATTATATATGGGACCGTGACAATCCCGAGTTGTACGAGAATTTTCATACGACCGAAGTATATGGTAGTGAACTACAGATCGATATCGACTCGCCCGCGGGTCATATCATCCTCGGAGGGGAATACAGCGCGGACATGATAAGGAGCAACAAGCTAGGCGACCACGACCGGTCCCGGACAGGGTTGTTCATCGAGCATCTGCCGCATACCGGAGACAGGATCGACCTCTCCCTCGGCCTTTCGGCCCATCACTATGACAACATGGGCTGGAAAGCATGGCCGGGAATCGACGCGGGATACAAGCTCGGGCGGTCCGGAAAACTGTTCGCCTCCACCGGATCGGCCTTCCGCCTTCCAACATACACGGAACTCTACTACAACGATCC
This window contains:
- the yedF gene encoding sulfurtransferase-like selenium metabolism protein YedF → MKEVDARGRSCPEPLIMTRKGLTGIGLNEKMRVLIDNETSKINVERFLKDNGMEVTFTEKDGVFELTVIKSKEDMTSTKVEEYCVLPTERIGNYSFVFKTSRVADDELGEILTAGFFGTIGELDLLPRKIILYHKGIDLALDDSPVVNNLKDLEAMGVEVVLCGTCVDHYEVKERVAAGKISNAYDILTALAEADHLVYP
- a CDS encoding TonB-dependent receptor produces the protein MRYLSIISISLLVLAGPWSCLYAQDDIPSYTMEEEIVVTASRVPRVFSDISRSIVLIDREDIENAPVNSIQELLEYAAGIDLRQQGAGGIRADLFIRGASFEQTLVLLDGVKLIDPQTGHHNLDLPVALADVERIEVLKGQGSSIYGPNAFGGIINIITRKSSEHRVRLSAGYGENDTRDGSISIFSSSDRSFHRLSLSGRFSDGYRESTEYDDRNVSYYGRYGPEQTEIDLTTGYNRRKFGANGFYGSSSTRQWEETETTYLKTGLSVRRGDILVNPRLFYRRHKDHYIWDRDNPELYENFHTTEVYGSELQIDIDSPAGHIILGGEYSADMIRSNKLGDHDRSRTGLFIEHLPHTGDRIDLSLGLSAHHYDNMGWKAWPGIDAGYKLGRSGKLFASTGSAFRLPTYTELYYNDPEHEGNPDLLPEKSWNFETGISRTGRLLSGSISWFYRDSDSIIDWVKSGSDEMWRSRNIASTETRGIECRVRWRDISPFPLLVIDDIDLSYTWIDSSADLEGVVSSYAINHLKNHIVLRVRYGLPKIGISQGWVIGYEERCGFRERFLVDLRTGWRTGEYFIYLDLMNITDNTDGDYLFVPGPGRRIMMGLTVQF